The following coding sequences lie in one Isoptericola variabilis 225 genomic window:
- a CDS encoding ABC transporter substrate-binding protein gives MLSKKTIAASAAIGAMALTVAACSGGNQGSENGGNEVTVWTLTQDGSQKEAWDAFVAAFEEANPDITIVTEERATDPHKDALRQAAGTDAGPDLYRYWGGAGLGGELVDVGMSADLTQYYEEYGWADVLTPAALQNATQYGGYHGVPFIQATEAVFYNKALFEQAGITEVPTTYEDLVAAAQQLKDAGITPMEFGGTVNWHVMRLLDSLIETMCGAEKADELTQGDGDWGAEPCVTEAFTELKMWGDEYLNEGFMAISNDDASQLFFSGQAAMTIEGNWFGPMAIDAGMSAEDLGIFSFPTGTGRAYGFGELLYMTPNASNPDAAAKFLDYMVSVEGQEKLGTAFSTLSVNADVEPPADAPLTQEWQAIVSEAEGAYINNDQNFSTAETTEFWRVQNSVLTGDLDPADAGAEFQKWRDANE, from the coding sequence GTGCTCAGCAAGAAGACGATCGCCGCATCGGCGGCGATCGGGGCGATGGCCCTCACCGTCGCGGCGTGCAGCGGCGGCAACCAGGGGTCGGAGAACGGTGGTAACGAGGTCACCGTCTGGACCCTTACCCAGGACGGCTCGCAGAAAGAGGCGTGGGACGCATTTGTCGCGGCATTCGAGGAGGCGAACCCGGACATCACCATCGTGACCGAGGAGCGCGCCACCGATCCGCACAAGGACGCGCTGCGCCAGGCGGCCGGCACCGACGCCGGCCCAGACCTCTACCGGTACTGGGGCGGGGCAGGGCTCGGCGGCGAGCTCGTCGATGTCGGCATGAGCGCGGACCTCACCCAGTACTACGAGGAGTACGGCTGGGCCGACGTGCTCACGCCTGCCGCCTTGCAGAACGCCACGCAGTACGGCGGCTACCACGGCGTCCCGTTCATTCAGGCGACGGAAGCCGTTTTCTACAACAAGGCGCTCTTCGAGCAGGCCGGGATCACCGAGGTCCCCACCACGTACGAGGACCTCGTCGCGGCAGCACAGCAGCTCAAGGACGCCGGCATCACGCCGATGGAGTTCGGTGGAACCGTGAACTGGCACGTCATGCGACTGCTCGACTCGCTCATCGAGACCATGTGCGGTGCCGAGAAGGCGGACGAGCTCACCCAGGGCGACGGCGACTGGGGCGCCGAGCCCTGCGTCACCGAGGCCTTCACCGAGCTGAAGATGTGGGGCGACGAGTACCTCAACGAGGGCTTCATGGCGATCAGCAACGACGACGCCTCGCAGCTGTTCTTTTCCGGCCAGGCCGCGATGACCATCGAGGGCAACTGGTTCGGCCCGATGGCGATCGACGCCGGGATGTCTGCCGAGGATCTGGGCATCTTTTCCTTCCCGACCGGGACCGGCCGCGCGTACGGCTTCGGCGAGCTCCTGTACATGACGCCGAACGCCAGCAACCCCGACGCGGCCGCCAAGTTCCTCGACTACATGGTGTCGGTCGAGGGCCAGGAGAAGCTGGGCACGGCCTTCTCGACGCTGTCGGTGAACGCCGACGTCGAACCGCCGGCGGACGCACCGCTCACCCAGGAGTGGCAGGCGATCGTCTCCGAGGCGGAGGGGGCGTACATCAACAACGACCAGAACTTCTCCACCGCCGAGACGACGGAGTTCTGGCGGGTGCAGAATTCCGTGCTCACCGGAGACCTCGACCCGGCCGACGCGGGCGCCGAGTTCCAGAAGTGGCGTGACGCCAACGAGTGA
- a CDS encoding carbohydrate ABC transporter permease produces the protein MGIYGYFIVYPMLDSVRLSLHSWSGFRTEEPQFVGLENYVRLFTQDPVFWKSFANSIIWVVLSLLIPMVMGLLLALALNRQLAGRNLMRAVIYIPSVFASITVAAMWRWIYNPTLGLVNRALESIGLESWTQTWLGDPRIALYSIFAASVWQAVGFPMVLFLAGLQTVPPELVDAAKMDGASPWQVFRNVTLPALRPTTVVVVILTIINSLKVFDLIVGMTGGGPAQSTQVLALWSYTQSFTNHSFGAGGAVATVLLVLSLCLVVPYMAWSMKGEDK, from the coding sequence GTGGGGATCTACGGGTACTTCATCGTGTACCCCATGCTCGACTCGGTCCGGCTGTCCCTCCATTCCTGGTCCGGCTTCCGCACCGAGGAGCCGCAGTTCGTCGGCCTCGAGAACTACGTGCGGCTCTTCACCCAGGACCCGGTGTTCTGGAAGTCGTTCGCGAACTCGATCATCTGGGTCGTCCTGTCCCTGCTGATCCCCATGGTCATGGGTCTGCTGCTTGCGCTCGCGCTCAACCGTCAGCTCGCCGGCCGGAACCTGATGCGTGCGGTGATCTACATCCCCTCCGTGTTCGCGTCAATCACGGTGGCCGCGATGTGGCGGTGGATCTACAACCCCACTCTCGGCCTGGTGAACCGGGCGCTCGAGAGCATCGGGCTCGAGTCATGGACCCAGACCTGGCTCGGTGACCCGAGGATCGCGCTGTACTCCATCTTCGCGGCCTCCGTGTGGCAGGCCGTCGGATTCCCGATGGTGCTGTTCCTGGCCGGCCTCCAGACGGTTCCGCCGGAGCTCGTCGACGCCGCCAAGATGGACGGAGCGAGCCCCTGGCAGGTCTTCCGCAACGTCACCCTGCCAGCACTACGGCCCACGACGGTCGTCGTCGTCATCCTCACCATCATCAACTCGCTCAAGGTCTTCGACCTCATCGTCGGCATGACCGGCGGCGGCCCGGCCCAGTCGACGCAGGTGCTCGCGCTCTGGTCGTACACGCAGTCGTTCACCAACCACAGCTTCGGGGCCGGCGGTGCAGTCGCCACCGTTCTCCTCGTGCTCTCGCTCTGCCTCGTCGTCCCCTACATGGCGTGGTCGATGAAGGGAGAAGACAAGTGA
- a CDS encoding carbohydrate ABC transporter permease, protein MITSLLWFLPFFIMFLTSVKSNADISATAPWALPTSWAWENYAEAFETGRLGTTGLNSLVISLVKVPIGLMLAAAAAFAIARLRFRAHRIVLGLIAIGSMVPIQIALGPLFSTMLQLGALDSLPGLVLPYLAFGIPYAVFVLYGFFRAIPDEIEESARMDGASTFRIFIQVILPLAKPALAALFILDFVGTWNEYAMATTLLRSQENWTVPLAVQSFSTQHGTDYGPLNAFIIMSAVPVLIVYLMFQRYFVQGALAGAVKG, encoded by the coding sequence GTGATCACGAGCCTGCTCTGGTTCCTGCCGTTCTTCATCATGTTCCTCACGTCGGTCAAGTCCAACGCTGACATCAGCGCGACCGCACCATGGGCGCTGCCAACCTCGTGGGCGTGGGAGAACTACGCCGAAGCGTTCGAGACGGGACGGCTCGGGACCACTGGCCTCAACAGCCTCGTGATCTCGCTCGTGAAGGTTCCGATCGGCCTGATGCTCGCGGCCGCAGCCGCATTCGCGATCGCGCGCCTGCGCTTCCGGGCGCATCGCATCGTCCTCGGCCTCATCGCCATCGGGTCCATGGTGCCGATCCAGATCGCGCTGGGACCGCTCTTCAGCACGATGCTCCAGCTCGGCGCGCTCGACTCGCTGCCCGGCCTGGTGCTGCCCTACCTCGCGTTCGGGATCCCCTACGCGGTGTTCGTCCTGTACGGGTTCTTCCGTGCGATCCCCGATGAGATCGAGGAATCCGCACGCATGGACGGCGCATCGACGTTCCGCATCTTCATCCAGGTGATCCTTCCGCTGGCCAAACCGGCACTGGCAGCGCTGTTCATCCTCGACTTCGTCGGCACCTGGAACGAGTACGCGATGGCCACCACGCTCCTGCGATCTCAGGAGAACTGGACCGTCCCGCTCGCAGTCCAGAGCTTCTCCACCCAGCACGGCACCGACTACGGCCCGCTGAACGCATTCATCATCATGTCCGCCGTACCTGTGCTGATCGTCTACCTCATGTTCCAGCGCTACTTCGTCCAGGGAGCCCTCGCAGGCGCGGTAAAGGGCTGA